In the Alteromonas sp. M12 genome, one interval contains:
- a CDS encoding VOC family protein: MITHIHHINFVVADLDKSVSYFQTLLTQSATIEELPQRLVKTARFKVGESLLVLVQPLSNEGVVADILANKGEGIFLLSFATESIDESLQKLELNNLEKRTGLQQWSICDLADHDKFGAILQLTETPKS, translated from the coding sequence TTGATCACTCATATTCATCATATAAATTTTGTTGTCGCAGATTTAGACAAATCGGTTAGCTACTTCCAAACATTGTTAACTCAATCAGCGACGATTGAAGAATTACCTCAAAGGCTGGTTAAAACAGCTCGCTTTAAGGTCGGTGAAAGCCTGTTGGTTTTGGTACAGCCTTTGAGCAACGAAGGGGTAGTGGCGGATATATTGGCAAACAAAGGTGAAGGTATTTTTTTGCTTTCATTTGCCACAGAATCAATTGATGAGTCACTACAAAAACTCGAATTGAACAATCTGGAAAAAAGAACGGGTCTGCAACAATGGTCAATCTGCGATCTTGCAGATCACGATAAATTCGGGGCTATTTTACAATTGACTGAAACACCGAAAAGTTGA
- a CDS encoding LytTR family DNA-binding domain-containing protein: MMFKKVWQSISLAIQDRTILSFYIGIPLGLGLFFALSQSGTEPLVGIEGHLVYWLVSTLLSWQFLAIGSKLVALFLKPLGAPFLAVLILGFAIGIALWIPASHFRDFLVGDFVQEGHVLKSTSRYLDIVVTISNWLLGVSLWVAANYFYLFVLGVSRFNYSADSSKVKRFRNWLLNTVNDEQTDFIMVDQLPRLQSRLPAPHQQRILALIAEDHYTRVVLGSKEELIYIRFKDAIGEMFGQDGFQTHRSYWISSDAASSYREQGHSASIKLSNGRVIPVSRSFRHAVKARFDTSGHAQFI, from the coding sequence ATGATGTTTAAAAAAGTATGGCAATCTATTTCCTTGGCAATACAAGATCGAACAATTCTTTCGTTTTATATTGGTATTCCTTTGGGGTTAGGTTTGTTTTTTGCACTATCTCAATCTGGTACTGAACCCCTTGTTGGCATTGAAGGCCACTTAGTTTACTGGCTAGTTTCAACCCTTTTGTCATGGCAGTTTTTAGCGATAGGTAGCAAATTGGTGGCTTTATTTTTAAAACCATTAGGAGCTCCCTTCTTAGCTGTTCTCATACTTGGATTTGCCATTGGTATTGCTCTTTGGATTCCAGCTAGTCATTTTAGAGATTTTCTAGTGGGCGATTTTGTTCAAGAAGGACATGTTCTAAAAAGCACTTCTCGATATTTGGATATAGTCGTCACGATCTCCAATTGGTTACTTGGAGTTAGCTTATGGGTTGCTGCTAATTATTTTTATTTATTTGTACTGGGTGTCAGCAGATTTAATTATTCCGCGGACAGCTCGAAGGTAAAACGCTTTCGAAATTGGCTACTGAACACTGTTAATGATGAGCAAACTGATTTCATTATGGTCGATCAATTGCCCCGACTGCAAAGTCGACTGCCAGCCCCCCATCAGCAAAGAATTTTAGCCTTGATAGCAGAGGATCACTACACACGGGTGGTTCTGGGTTCAAAAGAAGAGCTAATTTATATTCGTTTTAAAGACGCAATTGGCGAAATGTTTGGGCAGGACGGATTTCAAACTCATCGCTCGTATTGGATTAGTTCTGACGCAGCAAGTAGCTATCGAGAACAAGGGCACAGCGCTTCGATAAAACTGTCTAACGGCAGAGTTATACCCGTCAGTCGATCATTCAGACATGCAGTTAAAGCAAGATTTGATACATCAGGGCACGCGCAATTTATTTGA
- a CDS encoding TonB-dependent receptor, whose product MNKKLLSVFVLMNMSGTGVSENNFFSAAYAQEKTNVNEKEDIERIDVVSSRKRDEWILDVPLAVQSFSAEDIEKAGIGNLEDLTLFAPGLDFKDQGGNFAGRLLPAIRFRGLTSESSLPSNQVGSLFVDGVYVLGGAQSIGFEDIERVEVIRGPQSAHFGRSTFGGAINYITKDPSGEFGGKFNAAYSPNFGSSNISFSVHGSLIEDVLAASLTGSGFKNGSAYTANDGGTLGEQTTNAAHLSLLYTPTEDLKIKFRASYVEDEDTAPAATAIQFSEFSNCEAGTPVTVLNGDGIATETTLGGNLWCGALPEISDGVVVSRNTTFPIFEDGGAFLPEVDIRDLMVGNSRGVQDIEDAPYLDHFGLRRQMTRLAASFEYVINDEFDLDGNISYNDQDLMGIRDGDNSDGQSVYIGTPSFFEDFSSEIRLSYDAGGKFRALMGINYYKQEIHAAFSNGVEATNSILFDTAATPFEVRIVGAQNSTPNDDEIKTLGIFGSFDYYFTENLGLTLEGRWQNDEVTRFGGTFGEPIATGKLTSKEFLPRAIFKWNPTDNMMTYASYSKGTLPGQFNSSFVALDPEDKAIVQAENPGLQDEVPPEYLDSYEIGVKQSLMEGKLSYSTALYSMIWENMKSSISFLPPGATGFQSGFVSGESKIKGVEFEGGYAVSKNFDISLTANYTDAKYEDYSLTGLTPLFNLTTADGFKVDGNTLPRFPKWSGSLSGTYTNTLELATDWDWYTRVDILYNGKTYTDSYNLTWVDAYQKVNLKVGFTRDDLSIELYADNLLDEDGWVTGAGLAFFGEVPVKISTLNTLRAVHVSAMQPRELGVRLSLAF is encoded by the coding sequence ATGAACAAAAAACTATTAAGTGTCTTTGTTTTGATGAATATGAGCGGGACAGGCGTATCAGAAAATAACTTTTTTTCTGCTGCCTATGCCCAAGAGAAAACAAATGTAAACGAAAAAGAAGATATAGAACGGATTGACGTTGTATCTTCTCGAAAACGCGATGAGTGGATCCTCGACGTACCACTAGCTGTCCAATCATTTTCTGCAGAAGATATTGAAAAGGCCGGTATTGGTAATTTAGAAGATTTAACCTTGTTTGCGCCAGGATTAGATTTCAAAGATCAAGGTGGCAACTTTGCTGGACGATTATTACCGGCAATACGCTTTCGAGGCCTTACCTCAGAAAGTTCATTACCATCAAACCAAGTTGGATCACTGTTTGTAGATGGTGTATATGTGCTTGGTGGCGCACAATCAATAGGCTTTGAAGATATTGAGCGAGTGGAGGTTATTCGCGGCCCACAATCAGCCCACTTTGGCCGTTCAACATTTGGTGGAGCGATCAACTATATTACCAAAGATCCATCTGGAGAGTTTGGTGGAAAATTCAATGCTGCATATAGCCCTAACTTTGGTTCTAGCAATATTTCATTTTCTGTACATGGTTCCTTAATAGAGGATGTGTTAGCCGCAAGCTTAACCGGTTCAGGATTTAAAAATGGATCGGCTTACACGGCAAATGACGGTGGTACATTAGGTGAACAAACCACAAACGCTGCGCATTTATCTCTTTTATATACTCCAACAGAAGATTTAAAAATTAAATTTCGAGCATCCTATGTAGAAGATGAAGATACCGCCCCCGCCGCCACAGCTATTCAATTTAGTGAATTTAGTAACTGCGAAGCAGGTACTCCTGTAACGGTTCTTAACGGAGACGGTATTGCCACTGAAACGACCTTAGGTGGAAACTTGTGGTGTGGCGCTTTACCTGAGATTTCCGACGGTGTGGTTGTTTCTCGTAACACCACCTTTCCGATATTCGAAGATGGTGGAGCCTTTTTGCCAGAGGTAGACATTCGAGACTTAATGGTAGGGAATAGTCGTGGTGTACAAGATATTGAAGATGCCCCTTACCTTGACCATTTTGGATTACGTCGCCAAATGACAAGACTTGCCGCTAGCTTCGAATATGTCATAAATGACGAGTTTGATTTGGATGGTAACATTTCTTATAACGATCAAGATTTAATGGGTATTCGCGACGGTGACAACTCTGATGGACAATCAGTGTATATCGGCACGCCATCGTTCTTCGAAGACTTTTCAAGTGAAATACGCTTAAGCTACGATGCTGGCGGCAAGTTTAGAGCCTTGATGGGTATTAATTATTATAAACAAGAAATCCACGCCGCTTTTTCAAATGGTGTTGAGGCAACCAATTCAATTCTGTTCGATACGGCTGCAACGCCATTTGAAGTTCGAATAGTTGGTGCACAAAACTCAACTCCTAACGATGATGAAATCAAGACCCTAGGTATTTTTGGTTCATTTGATTACTACTTTACAGAAAACTTAGGTTTAACCCTTGAAGGACGTTGGCAGAACGATGAAGTCACCCGCTTCGGTGGCACATTTGGCGAACCAATTGCGACCGGAAAACTAACATCTAAAGAATTCCTACCTCGTGCAATTTTCAAATGGAATCCAACTGACAACATGATGACCTATGCAAGTTATTCAAAAGGTACCTTACCGGGTCAGTTCAACAGTTCCTTTGTTGCCTTAGATCCTGAAGATAAAGCCATAGTGCAAGCTGAAAATCCGGGTTTACAAGACGAGGTACCACCTGAATATCTAGATAGTTACGAAATTGGAGTTAAACAATCATTAATGGAAGGCAAACTAAGCTATTCAACCGCTTTGTATTCGATGATTTGGGAAAATATGAAATCAAGCATATCCTTTTTACCGCCTGGCGCTACTGGCTTTCAAAGTGGATTTGTATCTGGAGAATCAAAGATTAAAGGGGTGGAGTTTGAAGGCGGCTATGCAGTCAGCAAGAACTTTGATATCTCTCTTACAGCAAATTATACCGATGCTAAATATGAAGACTATTCATTAACCGGTCTTACACCTCTATTTAATTTAACCACAGCAGATGGATTTAAAGTTGATGGTAATACCCTTCCTCGTTTTCCAAAATGGAGTGGTAGCCTGTCTGGTACTTATACCAATACTTTAGAGTTAGCCACAGACTGGGATTGGTATACACGTGTAGATATTTTATACAACGGTAAAACCTATACTGATTCATATAACCTAACTTGGGTAGACGCATATCAAAAAGTGAACTTAAAAGTTGGTTTCACACGTGATGATCTTTCAATTGAGCTATATGCCGATAATTTACTAGATGAAGATGGTTGGGTAACAGGCGCAGGTTTAGCATTCTTCGGTGAAGTACCTGTTAAAATTTCAACATTAAATACGCTCCGAGCTGTGCACGTTTCTGCTATGCAGCCAAGAGAGCTAGGCGTTAGGTTATCACTAGCGTTTTAA
- a CDS encoding M24 family metallopeptidase has translation MKLNRREFMAGVGMATALPLVGCAASTAGSASTSEVNTFSDSFTTAPPISGPRINLARAYEVMEMLNIDALVLGQGVNFYYSTGHHPVTLTMGHGPNTFSIITRQDNRPNGLVMPSFTYYFQLADTIAPQDFATYLYSGSRGTDELDASAEQSPNLMIFPDRQLTALDEIEARRADRTRQTAKEYGAFVGSRAALKKAFSDLGLTNARIATDNAASWELISTALPNVTVIDADDALRRIRPYKSDIEIELMRRAAPANAEAAIAAVKSIREGATYRDLRRLFYTEAAKRGNTGVFMVVDRISDDLFDAPFRDGQSFLIDGVSHADGYHGDYGRTVFIGEPNKELAKITKTIGLAWDEVRHALKPGMKFSEITAFGQSTLKKLGGNYTVSFTPHSVGLFHTDHVGKSPGALSEDLVLQKGMIISVDCPLLASGVGGSVHLEDLTLITADGSEAINNVGEQTIII, from the coding sequence ATGAAATTAAATAGACGTGAATTTATGGCCGGAGTTGGCATGGCAACAGCCTTGCCATTAGTTGGATGCGCTGCTAGCACTGCTGGTAGTGCTTCCACATCCGAAGTCAACACATTTAGCGACAGTTTCACGACAGCACCTCCTATCTCAGGTCCACGTATCAACTTAGCCAGAGCTTATGAAGTCATGGAGATGTTGAATATCGATGCCTTAGTACTAGGACAGGGTGTCAATTTTTACTATTCGACAGGGCATCATCCAGTTACCTTGACCATGGGGCATGGACCCAATACATTTTCTATTATCACGCGACAAGATAATAGGCCAAATGGATTGGTTATGCCGTCATTTACGTACTACTTTCAATTAGCTGATACTATCGCGCCACAAGACTTTGCAACATACCTTTACAGTGGAAGTAGAGGGACGGATGAGCTTGATGCTTCCGCAGAGCAAAGCCCTAATTTAATGATATTTCCAGATAGGCAATTAACTGCCTTGGATGAAATTGAGGCCAGACGAGCAGACCGAACCCGACAGACAGCAAAAGAATATGGCGCTTTTGTAGGCTCTCGAGCAGCTTTGAAAAAAGCATTTAGCGATCTTGGTTTAACCAATGCGAGAATAGCGACAGATAACGCTGCATCTTGGGAGCTAATCTCCACCGCACTGCCTAATGTCACCGTGATAGACGCCGATGATGCTCTTCGACGTATACGGCCTTATAAGTCTGACATTGAAATTGAATTAATGCGTCGAGCTGCACCAGCAAACGCAGAGGCAGCCATTGCGGCGGTGAAATCGATTCGTGAGGGCGCAACCTATAGAGATCTTAGACGTTTATTTTATACAGAGGCTGCTAAACGGGGCAACACTGGGGTTTTCATGGTAGTTGACCGAATCAGTGATGATTTATTCGATGCGCCATTTCGAGATGGTCAGTCGTTCTTAATTGACGGTGTGAGTCATGCGGATGGATACCATGGTGATTATGGACGTACTGTTTTTATTGGAGAGCCAAATAAAGAATTAGCGAAAATAACAAAAACCATTGGTCTTGCTTGGGACGAAGTGAGGCATGCCTTGAAACCAGGGATGAAATTCTCTGAAATCACAGCTTTCGGTCAATCGACGCTCAAAAAACTAGGTGGCAACTACACTGTATCTTTCACACCACACAGTGTTGGTCTATTTCATACTGACCACGTCGGTAAAAGTCCTGGCGCGTTGAGTGAAGATTTAGTGTTACAAAAAGGCATGATTATTAGTGTTGATTGTCCTCTGCTAGCATCAGGTGTAGGAGGTTCAGTACACCTTGAAGATCTTACGTTAATTACTGCCGATGGAAGTGAAGCGATCAATAATGTAGGAGAACAGACGATCATTATTTGA
- a CDS encoding c-type cytochrome: MKRVTGLIWILLVSFSISFSANAERVYEKQEPPRELTAEQATLAASNYKKYCSLCHGDDREGHKNDHAPSLRSKSLFESGVPHSILRPMSYGRHGTAMGGYLDEVGGPMTLDETWDLTYWLFWQSGAQRVKLSENPVNGDIVKGETIYQQNCTTCHGENGEGVTAPALFNPSFLAHNKDEFIRYAIEKGREDTPMLSFSDKLSETDIDNLTAFIRSKASDAKITKVPLKEIPSPDQYVINPQGEDPSFNLDQGKYVSSKALYRAMQAKKRMVLIDTRVTSVWQRAHLAGSVPFPYYSDIEKRVGEMPKDVLIVGYCSCPRAAAEYVMDQFNQAGYANTAVLYEGIFGWMNLGYPVVRAEGLESLAETPQGH; encoded by the coding sequence GTGAAAAGAGTGACTGGATTAATATGGATATTGTTAGTTAGCTTTAGTATTTCTTTTTCGGCAAACGCTGAACGTGTTTATGAAAAGCAAGAACCTCCCCGCGAGCTGACGGCCGAGCAAGCAACATTGGCCGCCAGTAATTATAAGAAGTACTGTTCATTGTGTCATGGTGATGATCGCGAAGGCCATAAAAACGACCACGCACCTTCGTTACGTAGCAAAAGTTTATTTGAATCGGGCGTTCCACACTCAATATTACGTCCTATGTCTTATGGTCGCCACGGCACTGCCATGGGGGGTTACTTAGATGAAGTGGGCGGCCCCATGACGTTGGATGAAACTTGGGATCTAACGTATTGGTTATTCTGGCAGTCTGGGGCGCAGAGAGTAAAACTGAGTGAAAACCCTGTGAATGGCGATATAGTTAAAGGAGAGACTATTTATCAGCAAAATTGTACCACTTGCCACGGTGAAAACGGCGAAGGTGTTACCGCTCCGGCGCTTTTTAACCCCTCTTTTTTAGCTCACAATAAAGATGAATTTATTCGTTACGCCATCGAAAAAGGTCGCGAAGATACGCCCATGCTATCCTTTTCCGACAAATTATCAGAAACTGATATTGATAATCTCACTGCCTTTATTCGCAGTAAAGCCAGTGATGCAAAAATCACTAAAGTGCCACTAAAAGAAATCCCTTCACCTGATCAGTACGTTATTAATCCGCAAGGTGAAGATCCTTCATTTAACTTAGATCAAGGCAAATATGTTTCCTCTAAAGCGCTGTATAGGGCCATGCAGGCTAAAAAGCGTATGGTGCTGATTGATACGCGGGTCACTTCTGTGTGGCAACGGGCGCATTTAGCTGGCTCAGTACCATTTCCTTACTATTCTGATATCGAAAAGCGCGTTGGAGAAATGCCAAAAGATGTATTAATCGTGGGATATTGCTCTTGCCCTCGAGCGGCGGCAGAGTACGTTATGGATCAGTTTAACCAAGCAGGTTATGCCAATACCGCTGTGTTGTATGAAGGGATTTTTGGCTGGATGAATTTAGGTTATCCGGTAGTACGTGCAGAGGGGCTAGAATCCTTAGCGGAAACGCCGCAAGGACATTAA
- a CDS encoding DUF2721 domain-containing protein: MELNLNESAVELIQLSLAPVFLIVGMGQMMNVMTGRLARIIDRARYFERIGDVDPSKITEKAKNELKALRRRMRFANWAVTFLTAAAVTVCLDVILLLMNGLTVVNLDTTIISMFILGMVLITGGLISFFLEVSVANASLKIPSYKDY, encoded by the coding sequence ATGGAACTTAATTTAAATGAATCTGCTGTTGAACTGATTCAATTGTCACTGGCACCGGTGTTTTTAATTGTTGGTATGGGTCAAATGATGAACGTCATGACCGGCCGTTTAGCGAGGATCATTGATCGGGCTCGTTACTTTGAACGAATTGGTGATGTTGACCCATCTAAGATTACCGAAAAAGCTAAAAATGAATTAAAAGCCCTACGCCGCAGAATGCGCTTTGCCAACTGGGCTGTTACGTTTTTAACAGCAGCAGCTGTGACCGTGTGTCTGGATGTTATTTTATTGCTGATGAATGGATTGACTGTGGTGAATTTGGATACGACTATTATTTCGATGTTTATTCTGGGAATGGTGCTTATCACCGGTGGATTGATTTCGTTTTTCTTAGAAGTCAGTGTGGCTAACGCTTCCCTTAAAATTCCATCATACAAAGACTATTAA
- a CDS encoding transporter substrate-binding domain-containing protein — protein MKMLKMLLVMSLSFALIACSPQQATLSSQTSEEQPLKDSQLSTDNEVESPLCSYSLGFDIWEPYQYINVDGEVSGVDIQIITGVINEMGCTVSYVQGTWVSLLEDLRLGNVDMLIGASKTPAREEFAYFSAPYRTEQFSLYIRNDDKKRAAYNDIDEFIANGSKIGVVGDYYYGPQITILQDSKASSSNFVSGIMGELNIARLLDMDIDGFLEDSFVGASILRRKGLDNYIVEHGFTVTTGDIYVMFSQSSVAEADVQKFNSALDDYMQMDSYKHTLQKYSR, from the coding sequence ATGAAAATGCTTAAAATGCTATTAGTAATGAGTTTGTCTTTTGCCTTAATTGCATGCAGTCCACAACAGGCAACGTTGTCAAGTCAAACATCTGAAGAACAGCCCTTGAAAGACTCTCAACTGTCAACTGATAACGAAGTTGAATCCCCTCTTTGCTCATATAGTTTAGGTTTTGATATCTGGGAACCTTACCAATACATCAACGTTGATGGTGAGGTGAGTGGCGTCGATATTCAAATTATCACTGGTGTTATTAATGAAATGGGATGCACGGTTTCTTATGTGCAAGGTACCTGGGTTTCGCTTTTAGAAGACTTACGCTTAGGTAACGTCGATATGCTCATTGGCGCATCAAAAACCCCAGCGCGAGAAGAGTTCGCGTATTTTAGTGCACCTTACCGCACTGAGCAGTTTTCATTGTACATACGCAATGATGATAAAAAGCGTGCCGCCTATAATGATATAGATGAGTTTATCGCTAATGGTAGCAAAATAGGCGTCGTAGGTGACTACTATTACGGGCCTCAAATTACCATTTTGCAAGATAGCAAAGCGTCCTCTAGTAACTTTGTGAGTGGTATTATGGGGGAATTAAATATTGCCCGATTATTAGATATGGATATTGACGGTTTTTTAGAAGATAGCTTTGTGGGAGCGTCAATACTGCGCAGAAAAGGATTAGATAACTACATTGTTGAACATGGCTTTACAGTTACTACTGGAGATATTTACGTCATGTTCAGCCAGTCAAGTGTAGCTGAAGCGGATGTTCAAAAATTTAATTCGGCGTTAGATGACTACATGCAAATGGATAGCTACAAACATACGCTGCAAAAATACAGTAGATAA
- a CDS encoding TonB-dependent receptor has product MDKQVSSRSTSQKALRINLDEKKYGTIVEIGAGQEVARQFFIAGAAAGTIAKTMSAYDMVFSDAIYGVQQDGRYVSQARVQAMMEQEFDLVVDRVGNIRSKSSRYFAYAATVAAKSFGRKNECHAWIGIRIQMYPGAEPSDIKVHVRMFDDNAEAQQQALGVIGVNLIYAAYFYFEDPKMIIDSLTDNIKPNRVEIDFIDFKGPYFLDVDNRAKNLHLIRSWKTRAVMFKPDGSVAIPAELLYKKNILTIRGSFRPVTKLNVDMIEQGQTSFYELKDVSKSNTAVIAEISLNDMKGNDAQMPEKDIVARVQLLNSLGYNVMVSDYTRYFSLRAYFRQYTKMQIGIVVGMVNIKQIFDEDSYKGVEGGIMEGFGKLFPDNTRMYIYPEIDENGQLNDFTLVKVPEHLRFLYRHLLENGYLAGIECSDNELFSIYSRDLLKQLSSGRGEWENAVPQSVAEEIIANKFFGYRER; this is encoded by the coding sequence ATGGATAAACAAGTCAGTTCTAGATCAACAAGTCAAAAAGCATTACGAATCAATCTCGACGAAAAAAAATACGGGACTATTGTTGAAATAGGCGCAGGACAAGAGGTTGCCAGACAATTTTTCATAGCCGGCGCGGCAGCCGGAACCATAGCTAAAACAATGTCTGCCTATGACATGGTTTTTTCAGATGCTATCTATGGCGTGCAACAAGACGGACGTTATGTGAGCCAAGCTCGCGTTCAAGCAATGATGGAACAAGAATTCGATTTAGTCGTAGATCGAGTTGGCAATATTCGCTCTAAAAGTTCTCGTTATTTTGCCTATGCCGCAACAGTAGCTGCTAAGAGCTTTGGCCGCAAAAACGAATGTCACGCTTGGATTGGTATTCGTATTCAAATGTACCCTGGTGCAGAGCCTTCTGATATCAAAGTACATGTGCGCATGTTTGACGACAATGCTGAAGCTCAGCAGCAAGCATTAGGCGTAATTGGTGTGAACTTAATATACGCTGCTTATTTCTATTTTGAAGATCCTAAAATGATTATCGATTCATTAACCGATAATATAAAACCTAACCGTGTTGAAATTGATTTTATCGACTTCAAAGGTCCTTACTTCCTTGATGTAGACAATCGCGCGAAGAATCTGCACTTAATCCGCAGTTGGAAGACCCGTGCAGTTATGTTCAAACCCGATGGCAGCGTGGCGATCCCGGCTGAATTGTTGTACAAAAAGAATATCCTAACCATTCGCGGCTCGTTCAGACCAGTCACTAAACTCAATGTAGATATGATAGAACAAGGGCAAACCTCGTTTTATGAACTAAAAGATGTGAGTAAATCGAATACCGCGGTTATTGCTGAAATATCATTAAATGATATGAAAGGGAATGACGCGCAAATGCCCGAAAAAGACATAGTAGCGCGAGTGCAATTGCTTAATTCGTTGGGTTATAACGTAATGGTTTCAGACTATACCCGTTATTTCTCGTTGCGGGCTTACTTCCGCCAATACACCAAAATGCAAATTGGCATTGTAGTGGGCATGGTTAACATCAAGCAGATTTTTGATGAAGACAGCTATAAAGGGGTTGAAGGCGGAATAATGGAAGGTTTTGGTAAACTATTTCCAGACAATACCCGAATGTATATTTACCCTGAGATAGACGAGAATGGCCAACTTAACGATTTCACCCTAGTTAAAGTGCCAGAACATCTACGCTTCTTATATCGACATTTATTGGAAAATGGCTACCTTGCTGGTATTGAGTGCAGTGATAACGAATTATTTTCGATTTACTCCCGAGACTTATTGAAACAACTCTCCTCAGGTCGCGGAGAATGGGAAAATGCGGTTCCACAAAGTGTTGCTGAAGAAATCATAGCAAATAAGTTTTTTGGTTATCGAGAACGCTAA
- the hemN gene encoding oxygen-independent coproporphyrinogen III oxidase, with amino-acid sequence MNSKRFFDPQLLEKYNTNGPRYTSYPTALSFNESFYNDDLIKAVKTSPNTDLSLYIHIPFCHSLCYYCGCNKIVTRHPEKSDDYMFYLIGEITQRQKLFKKHVVRQIHLGGGTPSFLSKQQLSNLMAVLKSHFVLSQDVEIGIEIDPRNLTLDYIDHLANIGFNRLSIGVQDIDPQVQKAINRVQSTELIEQIVNQANKIGFRSVNLDLIYGLPHQTPERFERTLDKVIQMGVQRISLFSYAHLPERFPAQRKLRDEWLPNAAQKLALMKLAIERFLDAGYMMIGMDHFAKPNDELALAQKRHQLHRNFQGYTTHANCDLLGFGVSAISNIGDCYSQNYKQLADYYQALNESDNAVHKGVKLNLDDQIRGFVISQLMCNFQVDKSQVENLYDIHFDSYFQQSLRSLQPFVDDNLVEVDALQIKVKNKARLLIRNICMSFDGYIKNQHIHRYSTVI; translated from the coding sequence ATGAACTCAAAACGCTTTTTCGATCCTCAATTACTTGAAAAGTATAATACTAATGGGCCACGTTATACCTCCTACCCTACGGCATTATCCTTTAACGAGTCTTTCTACAATGATGATTTGATCAAAGCAGTAAAAACCTCACCTAATACAGATCTGTCTCTTTATATACATATTCCGTTCTGTCATAGCCTTTGTTATTACTGTGGCTGCAACAAAATAGTTACTCGTCACCCTGAAAAATCGGACGACTATATGTTCTATTTAATAGGTGAAATTACCCAGCGCCAAAAGCTCTTTAAAAAGCATGTTGTTCGGCAAATTCACTTAGGCGGAGGTACGCCCAGTTTTCTCAGTAAACAACAACTTTCGAATTTAATGGCCGTGTTAAAAAGCCATTTCGTTCTCAGCCAAGATGTTGAAATTGGCATAGAGATAGATCCCAGAAACTTAACTTTAGACTATATCGATCACCTTGCTAACATCGGTTTTAATCGACTCAGTATCGGCGTTCAAGATATAGATCCGCAGGTGCAAAAAGCGATAAATAGAGTTCAGTCCACTGAATTGATCGAGCAAATAGTTAACCAAGCGAATAAGATTGGATTCAGATCCGTTAATTTAGATCTTATCTATGGTTTGCCCCATCAGACACCCGAACGATTTGAACGCACTTTGGACAAAGTGATTCAAATGGGTGTGCAACGGATATCGCTGTTTAGCTATGCGCATTTACCTGAACGCTTTCCAGCGCAGCGCAAATTGCGTGATGAATGGCTCCCCAATGCTGCGCAAAAACTGGCATTGATGAAATTGGCAATTGAACGATTCCTAGATGCAGGCTACATGATGATCGGTATGGATCATTTTGCCAAACCTAATGACGAACTTGCCTTGGCTCAAAAGCGCCACCAATTACACCGAAACTTCCAAGGTTACACCACCCATGCAAACTGTGATTTATTAGGGTTTGGCGTATCGGCTATTAGTAATATTGGTGACTGTTATAGTCAGAATTACAAACAGTTAGCCGACTATTACCAAGCTTTAAATGAATCAGATAACGCGGTTCACAAGGGGGTTAAATTAAATCTCGATGACCAAATAAGGGGCTTTGTCATTAGCCAATTAATGTGTAATTTTCAAGTCGACAAATCCCAAGTTGAAAACCTATACGACATTCATTTCGACAGCTATTTCCAGCAAAGTCTGCGTTCGTTACAACCTTTTGTAGACGACAATCTTGTGGAAGTGGATGCATTGCAAATTAAGGTCAAAAACAAAGCTAGATTGCTGATAAGAAATATTTGTATGAGCTTTGACGGGTATATTAAAAATCAACATATACATAGATACTCAACCGTCATTTAA